One stretch of Ananas comosus cultivar F153 linkage group 6, ASM154086v1, whole genome shotgun sequence DNA includes these proteins:
- the LOC109711792 gene encoding chromatin modification-related protein EAF7, which translates to MSLELLQGYSSASEEGEGDDRNPSSSLSDNGDDDEDEDDDGEEERGDEPLASRSNRSNGAKKSPSDAPKPSPDSAVPSALEAFAECTGPPDFLNNCVAAPEETREALGVLDRRARDRSKRDKKDLPAGAVLEGKPQLVAIRDRVRSDVEGSTPSSGHVTLGETKRVITAANPGAQDAAELLRMCLQCGVPKTYSHTRGVVCPICGDRPPAEVKEPDKKKGSTIKEKEKSKRMRGQSTHSAWKSETEMQLRQQYD; encoded by the exons ATGAGCTTAGAACTCCTCCAGGGCTACTCCTCCGCCTCCGAGGAGGGGGAAGGAGACGATCGTAACCCTTCTTCCTCCCTCAGCGACAatggcgacgacgacgaagacgaagacgacgatGGGGAGGAGGAGCGCGGCGACGAACCCCTCGCCTCTCGGAGCAATCGATCCAATGGGGCGAAGAAATCGCCCTCCGATGCCCCAAAACCCTCCCCCGATTCCGCCGTCCCCTCCGCGTTAGAGGCCTTTGCCGAG TGCACAGGGCCTCCGGATTTTCTCAACAACTGCGTCGCCGCTCCCGAGGAGACGCGAGAAGCGCTCGGGGTGCTCGATCGGAGGGCGAGAGATCGGTCGAAGAGAGATAAGAAGGATCTTCCCGCTG GTGCTGTGCTGGAGGGAAAACCTCAGTTAGTTGCCATTCGTGATCGAGTAAGAAGTGATGTTGAGGGGAGCACGCCCTCTTCTGGTCATGTGACTCTTGGTGAAACCAAACGAGTAATTACCGCTGCAAATCCAGGAGCACAAGATGCTGCTGAACTCTTGAG gATGTGCCTTCAGTGTGGGGTTCCGAAGACCTACTCTCATACACGTGGCGTAGTGTGCCCAATTTGCGGAGATCGCCCTCCTGCAGAGGTAAAAGAACCTGATAAGAAGAAAGGGTCGACCAtcaaagagaaggagaagagcaaGAGGATGAGAGGACAATCGACTCATTCTGCATGGAAGAGCGAGACCGAGATGCAGCTGAGACAACAATATGACTAA
- the LOC109711791 gene encoding probable trehalose-phosphate phosphatase 6 isoform X2, which yields MTKQNVVMSEMGIAVAAAVPASSPLLTYPPPRSCSAVAAGAGGAGGGAGGGVAMRKKYQAPLEFGPAKMNPWVESMRASSPTHAKAAAALAEAAAAAEAAAPGAAKDEYAAWMVRHPSALAKFDHIVKASMGKQIVMFLDYDGTLSPIVDDPDSAFMSDQMRAAVSDVAKCFPTAIVSGRCTDKVISFVRLAELYYAGSHGMDITGPVKVSKCTKAQANEVLYQPASEFLPMIDEVYEALLEKTKSTPGAKVENNKFCVSVHFRCVDEKRWSALAEQVKSVLKEYPKLRISHGRKVIEVRPTIKWDKGKALEFLLNTLGYADCSDVFPVYIGDDRTDEDAFKVLRDRGQGLGILVSSHPKETNASYSLQEPAEVMDFLLRLVEWKCLVQGLAKRRYIGVPPQM from the exons ATGACGAAGCAGAACGTGGTAATGTCGGAGATGGGCATCGCGGTAGCGGCGGCGGTGCCCGCCTCGTCCCCGCTCCTCACCTACCCCCCGCCGCGCAGCTGCAGCGCCGTCGCAGCCGGCGCCGGTGGCGCCGGCGGCGGAGCTGGAGGGGGAGTCGCCATGAGGAAGAAGTACCAGGCCCCGCTCGAGTTCGGCCCCGCGAAGATGAACCCGTGGGTGGAGTCGATGAGGGCCTCGTCGCCCACCCACGCCAAGGCCGCGGCCGCGCTCGCcgaggctgcggcggcggcggaggcggcggcgcccggCGCCGCTAAGGACGAGTACGCCGCGTGGATG GTGCGGCACCCCTCGGCTTTGGCCAAGTTTGATCACATCGTTAAAGCGTCAATGGGAAAGCAAATCGTGATGTTCTTGGACTACGACGGGACCCTTTCTCCCATCGTCGACGACCCCGACTCCGCTTTCATGTCCGATCAA ATGAGAGCGGCGGTGAGCGACGTGGCGAAGTGCTTCCCCACCGCAATCGTGAGCGGGAGGTGCACGGACAAG GTGATTAGCTTTGTGAGATTAGCTGAGTTATACTACGCTGGTAGCCACGGCATGGATATTACAGGCCCTGTTAAAGTCTCCAAGTGCACAAAAGCTCAG GCCAATGAAGTTCTCTATCAACCAGCTAGCGAATTCCTCCCCATGATAGATGAG GTTTATGAAGCTTTGTTAGAAAAGACCAAATCCACACCTGGAGCCAAGGTGGAGAACAACAAGTTCTGTGTATCTGTCCACTTCAGATGTGTAGATGAAAAG AGATGGAGTGCACTGGCTGAACAGGTTAAGTCAGTGCTCAAGGAGTACCCCAAGTTGAGAATTTCTCATGGGAGAAAG GTAATCGAGGTTCGCCCCACGATTAAGTGGGACAAAGGCAAGGCCCTGGAGTTTCTGTTGAACACACTCG GATATGCCGATTGCAGCGATGTTTTCCCGGTCTACATCGGGGACGATCGCACTGATGAAGACGCTTTTAAG GTATTAAGAGACAGGGGACAAGGCCTCGGCATACTTGTTTCCAGCCATCCTAAGGAGACAAACGCCTCCTATTCACTCCAAGAGCCTGCTGAG GTTATGGACTTCTTGCTTCGGCTAGTGGAGTGGAAGTGCCTCGTGCAGGGGCTCGCGAAGAGGAGATATATAGGTGTCCCACCACAGATGTAG
- the LOC109711791 gene encoding probable trehalose-phosphate phosphatase 6 isoform X1, giving the protein MTKQNVVMSEMGIAVAAAVPASSPLLTYPPPRSCSAVAAGAGGAGGGAGGGVAMRKKYQAPLEFGPAKMNPWVESMRASSPTHAKAAAALAEAAAAAEAAAPGAAKDEYAAWMVRHPSALAKFDHIVKASMGKQIVMFLDYDGTLSPIVDDPDSAFMSDQMRAAVSDVAKCFPTAIVSGRCTDKVISFVRLAELYYAGSHGMDITGPVKVSKCTKAQANEVLYQPASEFLPMIDEVYEALLEKTKSTPGAKVENNKFCVSVHFRCVDEKRWSALAEQVKSVLKEYPKLRISHGRKVIEVRPTIKWDKGKALEFLLNTLGYADCSDVFPVYIGDDRTDEDAFKVLRDRGQGLGILVSSHPKETNASYSLQEPAEASICVYAAASYSAVRFLGIYYHNPLHLVDHLTWFSHPLLINEINPKLSILIL; this is encoded by the exons ATGACGAAGCAGAACGTGGTAATGTCGGAGATGGGCATCGCGGTAGCGGCGGCGGTGCCCGCCTCGTCCCCGCTCCTCACCTACCCCCCGCCGCGCAGCTGCAGCGCCGTCGCAGCCGGCGCCGGTGGCGCCGGCGGCGGAGCTGGAGGGGGAGTCGCCATGAGGAAGAAGTACCAGGCCCCGCTCGAGTTCGGCCCCGCGAAGATGAACCCGTGGGTGGAGTCGATGAGGGCCTCGTCGCCCACCCACGCCAAGGCCGCGGCCGCGCTCGCcgaggctgcggcggcggcggaggcggcggcgcccggCGCCGCTAAGGACGAGTACGCCGCGTGGATG GTGCGGCACCCCTCGGCTTTGGCCAAGTTTGATCACATCGTTAAAGCGTCAATGGGAAAGCAAATCGTGATGTTCTTGGACTACGACGGGACCCTTTCTCCCATCGTCGACGACCCCGACTCCGCTTTCATGTCCGATCAA ATGAGAGCGGCGGTGAGCGACGTGGCGAAGTGCTTCCCCACCGCAATCGTGAGCGGGAGGTGCACGGACAAG GTGATTAGCTTTGTGAGATTAGCTGAGTTATACTACGCTGGTAGCCACGGCATGGATATTACAGGCCCTGTTAAAGTCTCCAAGTGCACAAAAGCTCAG GCCAATGAAGTTCTCTATCAACCAGCTAGCGAATTCCTCCCCATGATAGATGAG GTTTATGAAGCTTTGTTAGAAAAGACCAAATCCACACCTGGAGCCAAGGTGGAGAACAACAAGTTCTGTGTATCTGTCCACTTCAGATGTGTAGATGAAAAG AGATGGAGTGCACTGGCTGAACAGGTTAAGTCAGTGCTCAAGGAGTACCCCAAGTTGAGAATTTCTCATGGGAGAAAG GTAATCGAGGTTCGCCCCACGATTAAGTGGGACAAAGGCAAGGCCCTGGAGTTTCTGTTGAACACACTCG GATATGCCGATTGCAGCGATGTTTTCCCGGTCTACATCGGGGACGATCGCACTGATGAAGACGCTTTTAAG GTATTAAGAGACAGGGGACAAGGCCTCGGCATACTTGTTTCCAGCCATCCTAAGGAGACAAACGCCTCCTATTCACTCCAAGAGCCTGCTGAGGCGAGTATTTGCGTATATGCGGCCGCTAGCTATTCTGCAGTCAGATTCTTAGGGATATATTATCACAATCCACTTCACCTTGTGGACCACCTGACGTGGTTTTCACATCCACTTCTAATTAATGAGATAAACCCCAAGTTgtcgattttgattctttaa